From Anopheles darlingi chromosome 2, idAnoDarlMG_H_01, whole genome shotgun sequence, the proteins below share one genomic window:
- the LOC125952560 gene encoding ATP-dependent DNA helicase PIF1: MDPNDASLTCAVTIEWTNQHGTTTRKLANKQATLRLIRNAAKDLLLNVASDKSQLAKLLLRGVSVHSKFMTEGKASIKFNEEKCTLFLSNAPPGLLVQFLKVIFVKLTNGKAGTTAPATSKAEVLKNARLQMLSGQASLHQYDEISPVTTVELNRAKKLALGGGSTTTPSPSQKRKRPSGDGSTNTGDRPRKKLYDPTSSAAVGSEAGELRLNEEQKRVLQACQSGRSIFFTGSAGTGKSFLLRKIIAALPPDGTIATASTGVAACLIGGTTLHSFAGIGSGEATLQNCYEKASRANTAQIWRKCKRLIIDEISMVEADYFEKIEAVARYIRKNDKAFGGIQLILCGDFFQLPPVGRQDRYGKQQALSQDNETGAAGGVRFCFESPVWSDCIQTSYELTVVHRQKDQEFVSILNSIRIGRVTTEISERLRKTAGQRIETEGILATQLCSHTAEVDAINQAKLDGLTTEAKTFEAKDSDPYSSKQLDQMVQAPGRLTLKVGAQVMLLKNYNIAEGLVNGARGVVMDFVQGLPLVKFKRRELVVRSEKWSVKTAAGMVLTRTQLPLKLAWAFSIHKSQGLTLDCVELSLSKVFEAGQAYVALSRAQSLDSIRVLDFDLKQVWANTKVLEYYRKLRKRLAEESLMQPVAVRAKPDRTGKNLKKSLSALGLSKAAMNKPLMTIN; the protein is encoded by the exons ATGGATCCGAACGACGCATCGTTGACCTGTGCCGTGACCATCGAGTGGACCAACCAGCACGGAACGACCACGCGCAAATTGGCGAACAAACAAGCCACGCTACGCTTGATCCGGAACGCGGCCAAAGATCTTTTGCTCAACGTTGCGAGCGACAAATCGCAGCTGGCCAAATTGCTTCTGCGGGGGGTATCCGTCCATTCCAAGTTCATGACCGAGGGCAAGGCCAGCATCAAATTCAACGAGGAAAAGTGCACACTCTTTCTGTCGAATGCCCCACCGGGATTGCTAGTCCAGTTTCTGAAGGTGATCTTCGTGAAGCTCACAAACGGCAAAGCTGGGACCACCGCTCCCGCCACCAGCAAGGCGGAAGTGCTGAAGAATGCCCGACTGCAGATGCTGAGCGGACAGGCCTCACTGCATCAATACGATGAAATCAGTCCGGTAACGACGGTCGAGTTGAATCGTGCCAAAAAGCTAGCCCTAGGTGGAGGCTCTACGACAACCCCGTCACCgtcccaaaaacggaaacgccCATCCGGAGACGGTTCCACGAACACCGGTGATCGTCCTCGGAAGAAGCTGTACGATCCAACATCATCCGCAGCAGTAGGCAGTGAGGCTGGCGAACTGAGGCTCAACGAAGAACAGAAACGAGTTCTTCAGGCTTGTCAATCCGGCCGCAGCATCTTCTTCACCGGATCGGCGGGTACGGGAAAGAGTTTTCTGTTGCGAAAAATCATTGCCGCATTACCACCGGATGGGACGATCGCGACGGCGTCCACCGGAGTAGCGGCCTGTCTTATCGGTGGCACAACTTTGCACTCATTTGCCGGCATCGGAAGTGGCGAGGCAACGCTCCAGAATTGCTACGAGAAAGCATCACGCGCCAACACGGCCCAAATTTGGCGCAAATGCAAACGATTGATCATCGACGAGATATCCATGGTGGAGGCCGATTACTTTGAG AAAATCGAAGCAGTTGCCCGGTATATTCGCAAGAATGACAAAGCATTCGGTGGAATCCAGTTGATTCTGTGCGGAGATTTCTTCCAGCTGCCACCAGTTGGTCGACAAGATCGGTACGGAAAGCAGCAAGCACTGTCGCAGGACAATGAAACTGGAGCGGCTGGTGGGGTACGATTCTGCTTTGAATCACCTGTTTGGTCCGATTGCATCCAGACGTCCTATGAGCTGACGGTGGTTCATCGACAGAAGGATCAGGAGTTCGTTTCGATCTTGAACAGCATTCGCATTGGACGAGTGACGACCGAAATCAGCGAGCGGCTACGGAAAACTGCTGGTCAGCGTATCGAAACCGAAGGTATACTGGCCACACAACTCTGTTCGCATACAGCCGAGGTGGATGCAATCAATCAGGCCAAGCTGGATGGATTAACGacggaagcgaaaacattcGAGGCTAAGGATAGCGATCCGTACTCGTCGAAACAGCTCGATCAAATGGTGCAGGCTCCGGGCCGGCTAACGTTGAAGGTAGGTGCGCAGGTGATGCTACTGAAGAACTACAACATTGCCGAGGGTTTGGTGAACGGAGCCCGTGGCGTTGTGATGGACTTCGTGCAAGGACTACCGCTGGTTAAGTTCAAGCGGCGTGAGCTAGTGGTTCGTAGTGAAAAATGGTCGGTAAAGACAGCGGCCGGAATGGTATTAACGCGCACGCAACTTCCGCTGAAACTGGCCTGGGCTTTTTCAATCCACAAATCGCAAGGCCTCACGTTGGATTGTGTGGAGCTATCACTGTCGAAGGTGTTCGAGGCGGGACAGGCGTACGTGGCGTTGAGCCGTGCCCAGAGTCTCGACAGTATTCGCGTGCTGGACTTTGATCTCAAGCAGGTGTGGGCCAACACAAAGGTCCTCGAGTATTACCGGAAGCTCAGGAAGCGTCTGGCAGAGGAAAGTCTTATGCAGCCAGTGGCGGTCAGGGCGAAACCGGATCGAACCGGAAAGAATCTTAAGAAATCTCTTTCAGCACTAGGTTTATCTAAGGCGGCAATGAACAAACCCCTCATGACGATCAATTGA